One window of Gymnogyps californianus isolate 813 chromosome 10, ASM1813914v2, whole genome shotgun sequence genomic DNA carries:
- the SAMD7 gene encoding sterile alpha motif domain-containing protein 7, with amino-acid sequence MTPRDHMRKMSILGEQGTLEEKHLYRLASGMAAGELRQRQEMLMRNQLMAVNPQLMGAGQQRMQAIPSQFEPRLVDRDLLPSTEMMASADPRQIHIASHLGPAVPQHANMPNILSNRVYAGPGYSFLQPESMEAVARRQELVQKQNIARMEMEMSAIFQQKEMEKAHRKGLLGLEAPFLYHGMPASPIAFRGRHRLPEGHLPSDLYVHRTTLDEIHGNTMLMATSPYPPVSTLQRERGRRPGRRAGNHKTADCSANGTKNQADDKTADPAAAATDDEKEDKKEAEVETPNKHEQSKNQTEPSAVAKNCKEFEQGLRKNCVTHEISTETNTCSNTNEKASNSSCTAFDDKYMYPSAIPFSALPYGFPVPSNPLLPSGAQGLILNGEDISSIEDIRKWTVDDVYNFIISLPGCSEYAQIFKDHAIDGETLPLLTEEHLLDTMGLKLGPALKIRSQVSRRLGNVFYMMNLPLSMPLPPAPGKPSDQPSDIASPLHCNSSGDTLDSPCSQDPETSKAVEQIVSESRENPCDTAGSQADFQMITFQKS; translated from the exons ATGACTCCACGAGATCACATGAGAAAAATGTCTATCCTGGGGGAACAAGGAACACTAGAAGAAAAGCACTTATACCGATTAGCAAGTGGCATGGCAGCAGGAG AACTGCGGCAGCGGCAAGAGATGCTAATGAGAAATCAGTTGATGGCAGTAAACCCTCAGCTAATGGGTGCAGGCCAGCAGAGAATGCAGGCGATTCCCTCCCAGTTTGAGCCTCGACTGGTAGACAG aGATCTGTTACCTTCAACTGAAATGATGGCATCAGCTGACCCAAGACAAATCCATATAGCATCCCACCTTGGACCCGCAGTCCCACAGCACGCAAACATGCCAAACATATTGTCCAACCGTGTTTACGCAGGCCCAG GATATAGCTTTCTGCAACCAGAATCCATGGAAGCTGTGGCCAGAAGACAGGAACTggttcaaaagcaaaatattgcCAG AATGGAAATGGAGATGAGTgctatttttcagcaaaaagaaatggagaaagctCATCGGAAAGGGCTCCTGGGCCTGGAAGCGCCTTTCCTTTACCATGGGATGCCAGCTAGTCCCATTGCATTCCGTGGCAGGCACAGACTACCTGAAGGCCATCTTCCCAGCGACTTATATGTTCATCGTACCACCCTTGATGAAATTCATGGCAACACTATGCTCATGGCAACCAGCCCATACCCTCCAGTCAGCACTTTGCAAAGGGAGAGGGGACGTCgaccagggagaagagctggaAATCACAAAACTGCAGACTGTAGTGCCAATGGCACAAAGAACCAAGCTGACGACAAAACTGCAgaccctgctgcagctgcaacaGATGATgagaaagaagacaagaaagaagcagaggtGGAGACACCAAACAAAcatgaacaaagcaaaaaccagaCTGAGCCATCTGCAGTTGCCAAAAACTGTAAAGAGTTTGAACAAGGCTTGAGAAAAAACTGTGTTACTCATGAAATTTCTACTGAAACCAACACCTGCAGCAACACAAATGAGAAGGCATCTAATAGCTCCTGTACTGCTTTCGATGACAAGTACATGTACCCTTCTGCAATCCCATTCTCAGCGTTACCATATGGATTTCCAGTACCCAGCAACCCATTGCTACCTTCAG GAGCACAAGGCCTGATCCTGAATGGAGAAGACATTTCTTCCATTGAAGACATTCGCAAGTGGACTGTTGATGATGTATACAACTTCATCATTAGCCTCCCAGGCTGTTCAGAATATGCCCAG ATATTTAAAGACCACGCTATTGATGGAGAAACCCTCCCACTGCTAACAGAGGAACATCTCCTAGATACAATGGGATTAAAACTCGGACCAGCATTAAAAATCCGCTCTCAG GTGTCCCGACGTCTGGGCAATGTGTTCTACATGATGAATCTTCCTCTGTCCATGCCCCTGCCACCTGCTCCAGGCAAACCCTCAGATCAGCCTTCTGACATAGCCTCCCCTCTTCACTGCAATAGCAGTGGCGATACGCTGGACAGTCCCTGCTCTCAGGACCCAGAAACTTCAAAAGCAGTGGAACAGATTGTTtcagaaagcagggaaaatCCATGTGACACAGCTGGATCTCAGGCTGACTTCCAGATgatcacttttcagaaaagttga